The Nerophis lumbriciformis linkage group LG24, RoL_Nlum_v2.1, whole genome shotgun sequence genome includes a region encoding these proteins:
- the LOC133620611 gene encoding uncharacterized protein — MLEELVKERLMAAADDILALFARTIASYEDQLSRSREEKKEEVSRSSREEKKKKERHGLEELCRTGLVLDNEDGRPQRGSSTLEQHEPQPPHMKEEEEWSTQEEAYAPEWSVVCVKDEESSQLHGSEETRGAEPPGADMLWSHPPEDQHTQGEGAEVEGDVQKGCGRKRVTCSVCAQSFSKKNSLTQHMRSHTGEKPFSCSVCHERFARKPYLVTHMRTHTGEKPFSCPVCGRRFSQQGAIIFHMRTHTGEKPFSCLVCGERFARKSNMASHRRTHSGEKLFSCSLCGQHFSHQSHVAKHLEKHH; from the exons ATGCTAGAAGAGTTGGTGAAGGAGCGTCTGATGGCGGCTGCAGATGACATCCTGGCTCTGTTTGCTAGAACCATCGCCTCTTACGAGGACCAACTCAGTCGCAGCagagaggagaagaaggaggaagtTAGTCGCAGCAGcagagaagagaagaagaagaaggagcgaCATGGCTTGGAAGAGCTCTGCAGAACTGGCCTTGTGTTGGACAATGAAG ATGGACGTCCTCAAAGGGGGAGCTCCACCCTGGAGCAACATGAGCCACAGCCCCCTCACatgaaggaggaagaggagtggaGCACTCAGGAGGAGGCTTATGCCCCCGAGTGGAGCGTTGTGTGTGTGAAGGATGaagagtcctcacagcttcatggCAGTGAGGAGACCAGGGGGGCGGAGCCTCCAGGAGCAGACATGCTGTGGTCCCACCCCCCTGAGGACCAGCACACCCAAGGAGAAGGAGCGGAGGTGGAAGGTGATGTCCAGAAAGGTTGTGGCAGGAAGCGAGTGACTTGTTCTGTTTGTGCTCAGAGTTTCTCCAAGAAGAACAGTCTGACCCAACACATGCGCTCGCACACGGGGGAGAAACCTTTCAGCTGCTCCGTTTGCCACGAACGCTTCGCTCGAAAGCCCTACTTGGTCACGCACATGAGGACGCACACGGGAGAGAAACCCTTCAGCTGCCCCGTCTGCGGCCGCAGGTTCTCGCAGCAGGGAGCCATCATCTTTCACATGCGCACGCACACGGGAGAGAAACCTTTCAGCTGTTTGGTTTGTGGCGAACGCTTCGCTCGGAAGTCCAACATGGCGTCGCACAGGCGAACCCACTCGGGAGAAAAACTCTTCAGCTGTTCGCTGTGCGGGCAACACTTCTCTCACCAGTCCCATGTGGCAAAGCACCTGGAGAAACACCACTGA